A single Metarhizium brunneum chromosome 5, complete sequence DNA region contains:
- the UBX5 gene encoding UBX domain-containing protein 5, with the protein MDESISSFVAITGATADVARGFLQIVNGDFERAIGLFYENPELASGVGAGIAEPTSGPANPTSSSGRRPNIGHEGASGIIHISDDDDDNDDDDDVMMVDDARSGDDGERAAVQHAAAMAQEEEDAAMAKRLQEELYQGNSAGPGAPDDVRAPIARTTETLVAPDPAWDGAVDDETTQRFLEQLRNRRHPPPRSGGPFAQRIWGDAAGVTPPSATENGTHARRLEDLFRPPYELMARVSWDEARTLGKEDKKWILVNLQDMNDFNCQALNRDIWKDAAIKELVSENFIFLQYDKDYPDAEEYITFYFPNRTHENPDNYPHVSIVDPRTGEQVKVWSGRPFPTAADFHAELAEFLDRYSLAANSKNPVAKSTTRKPAVVDVDRMTEDEMLEMALKNSLAAGGGESSRSTSTPNIQDPDAFTKSPGPSDGVGDGGKGKEAEVAPEQTVFALISSGKPHTEPENNPATTTRIQFRHPTGRVIRRFNLQDPVRRIYEWLKAEPMPGKDGVEFELKKMPQGQDLIGDVDSTIEETGLKQGTVMIEFIED; encoded by the exons ATGGACGAATCCATCTCTTCCTTTGTCGCTATTACAGGGGCAACTGCGGACGTGGCTCGCGGATTTCTTCAGATAGTAAACGGTGATTTCGAAAGAGCCATTGGATTATTCTACGAAAACCCGGAGCTTGCCTCTGGAGTGGGAGCTGGCATCGCCGAACCGACCTCTGGTCCAGCCAACCCAACATCTTCATCGGGGCGCCGCCCCAATATTGGCCACGAGGGCGCAAGCGGCATCATTCACATaagtgacgacgacgatgataacgatgacgacgacgatgttATGATGGTCGATGATGCGAGAAgtggtgacgatggcgagcGAGCTGCAGTTCAACACGCggctgccatggcgcaagaagaggaggatgccgccatggcaaagcGGCTGCAGGAAGAGCTGTACCAGGGTAATTCGGCCGGTCCAGGAGCACCCGATGATGTCAGGGCTCCCATTGCACGAACGACAGAGACACTTGTTGCTCCGGATCCTGCTTGGGATGGTGCTGTCGATGACGAGACGACCCAAAGGTTTCTGGAGCAGCTGCGGAATAGAAGACACCCCCCTC CTCGTAGTGGCGGCCCGTTCGCTCAGCGAATTTGGGGCGATGCTGCCGGCGTGACACCGCCCAGCGCCACGGAAAATGGAACCCACGCGCGACGATTAGAGGACCTCTTTCGACCACCGTATGAGCTGATGGCCCGAGTTAGCTGGGACGAAGCAAGAACGCTGGggaaagaagacaagaaatGGATCCTGGTCAATCTGCAAGACATGAACGACTTCAATTGCCAGGCCCTCAACCGAGATATATGGAAAGATGCAGCGATTAAGGAGCTTGTATCTGAGAACTTTATCTTTTTACAGTATGACAAGGACTATCCAGATGCCGAAGAGTACATCACCTTCTACTTTCCCAATCGAACACACGAGAATCCAGACAACTACCCACACGTCTCCATCGTCGATCCCAGAACTGGAGAACAGGTCAAAGTATGGAGCGGGCGGCCTTTCCCAACGGCAGCTGACTTTCACGCCGAGTTGGCCGAGTTCCTCGACAGATACAGTCTCGCTGCCAACAGCAAAAATCCCGTTGCCAAGTCCACAACGCGAAAGCCGGCAGTGGTGGATGTAGACCGGATGACTGAAGACGAAATGCTGgagatggccttgaagaaTAGCCTTGCCGCGGGTGGCGGCGAAAGCAGTCGATCGACATCGACACCAAACATTCAAGATCCAGATGCCTTTACGAAATCGCCCGGCCCCAGTGATGGCGTGGGagatggcggcaagggcaaagaagCCGAAGTAGCACCCGAGCAAACTGTTTTCGCCCTGATATCTAGCGGGAAGCCGCACACGGAACCGGAGAACAATCCCGCAACAACAACCAGAATACAGTTTAGGCACCCTACGGGCCGTGTCATTCGACGATTCAACCTGCAAGATCCGGTGCGCCGGATTTACGAGTGGCTCAAGGCTGAGCCGATGCCAGGGAAAGACGGCGTCGAGTTcgagctgaagaagatgccaCAAGGCCAGGATCTGATTGGAGATGTGGACAGCACCATTGAAGAGACTGGACTCAAACAAGGCACCGTAATGATTGAATTTATTGAGGACTGA
- the Ecpas gene encoding Proteasome adapter and scaffold protein ECM29 yields MAAESTEQRELKLVESVEFRILGVANKEDKLHELLQRYLAPLILKAASDHAAVRARVIQILARLKTFIQSPEIVLPVKALLQQYKSTDSGVIKQLDLSFILHSLDRLDVDDRRDLIPIALAGFAQDEGQPRAATVFNIILRLLLDVRIPPRGGKDDEGFRTAVGLGDDADAQFLAKAIGIFLRLRTPNSTQTLAQSNPALSQTELTLFPADSPENEKIFKRITELKSKSVTLLASGAFKDEERFLPALFAASGFDNRVASTAEEIIKRSSVSMEDEDLVNRLFRAHSQLPAPYRARILSILSKSTIATGKSDSIMAVVNLDFLPQTSDGASSLQPASALERTKLHKALFQFLAWVAQVGPAKSEFTIGPPLIRAMRSYIESQGWPVPEQTSHDDVALRCRAYETIGMVARSADQPAKERFDLGAWLFRSLSEDNTGEAVVNIDGALSSLAAAIPASVGGIDSELKTMLLTYMSLPDATPAVRSTRHAVVKWANQCLPFSDVVARWIDILAIAGRNNERNDVIEQGQKGLDPWTYFAHTDTNPQLPDWKEMTTTYFDLAIEPQLGNEQQGNAHAVVVPDKTVFQNFQGTRLAAFPVALQYCRKMMLLAALDDFDIKPDWMQILDAQITTDVATRDKVRGYLRSIDSGYIVFYLKACLEGAFIEDSPIVEECLRCFVQMAAWSPGGPLGYLTDTSTNLLPLIKSNNREIRSLAARALGVLVGHPANDADSVSNWLMTLKSLFVNAEKLVGAEANAAEGSLLAFSHLISRSVYYDRPFSAPTEYPLHLLLKETAHGSLYDSTLEAFSQLWVVKLGIPPMEGEHSLAKVIEKLTSEAKKANEKAITALGSLAIGLEADSSSQATGDEFAGVLGDILKSLFSLHEIKRVEVQFTVGDAITAAVARWDSNSVKLRMDVEARNPANFAGARGPLIEAVLKKLLQDSKATRPSLLKASGIWLFSIVQFGSHLSEVQSRLREIQAAFMRLLNARDELVQETASRGLSLVYERGDADLKSALVKDLVSAFTGSGTQLKVEEETELFEPGALPTGEGNSVTSYKDIVNLANEVGDQRLVYKFMSLAANAATWSTRSAFGRFGLSNILSESEVDPKLYPKLYRYRFDPNGNVQRSMDDIWKALVKDSNATIDNHFDAIIQDLLKSILGREWRVREASCAAISDLIQGRPFPQYEQYYRDIWTSALKVLDDVKGSVREAALRLCMALSNGLVRQLEEGNHAAAAKAMMQEALPFLLSDKGVESTVQDVQLFATVTVMKIAKHGGNALKPFIPDMIPQLLGLLSTIEPQQINYAYQRAGLESRDQIDKIRSQMVNQSPISEAIENCLRFIDAEVMTAFAPKFEATIKSAIGMPTKIGCSRVITTLATRHSNDIQPVAGKLLQILEKQTMDKNDEVSQAYARAAAYMIRAAPDASKIRFCERYINMYFQAEDESRRQKVADVIVAVAKVSPDHFTAQETELLPFAYLGSHDTDEYTGKVFKEVWNQHAGSSRTVTRYVGEIVGLVERCLETTQWAIRHTGAFTVAAMVADLANASEATGVIDEANLKATWPVFDKTLALKTFPGKEKLLESYPLFVERGEPLWKNDSVISAQMKKIAIREAKRNNDEYRPHAFRCLWRFAKARPDLNMLKEIADITTPYLEEHKDEDKMDVDSKENRKEDLDLKTAKNAFEAIARGYSRSKTIDIRVSLGEIISILKPYLAAARFELIKREIWYECVYDLMADAAKLTDIMDSLPVQFEGSSILAAYTASLDIDRGETGTESQRTKRVRALSKIVDARSKGVFGKADFPGTVENDVTTALGEERSADVQKAWREVLGQIRLAQS; encoded by the exons atggccgctgaATCCACGGAGCAGCGTGAGTTGAAGCTGGTGGAAAGTGTCGAGTTTAGGATCTTGGGTGTTGCAAACAAGGAGGATAAGCTGCATGAGCTTCTACAGCGGTATCTGGCGCCACTAATCCTAAAGGCGGCCAGTGACCACGCTGCGGTCCGCGCGAGG GTGATTCAAATTCTTGCACGGCTAAAGACTTTCATTCAGTCTCCCGA GATTGTGCTGCCAGTAAAGGCACTGCTACAACAATACAAATCGACAGACTCTGGTGTCATTAAGCAACTGGACCTGTCCTTTATTTTGCATAGTTTGGACAGACTCGATGTAGACGACAGGCGGGATCTTATCCCTATTGCATTGGCGGGTTTTGCGCAGGATGAGGGACAGCCGAGGGCAGCAACCGTGTTCAACATCATTCTCAGACTCTTGCTGGATGTTCGCATACCGCCTCGGGGGGGCAAGGATGATGAGGGTTTCAGAACAGCTGTTGGGCTTGGTGACGATGCTGATGCGCAAtttctggccaaggccattggcatcTTTCTGCGTCTCAGAACACCAAACTCTACACAAACTTTGGCGCAATCAAATCCAGCATTGTCTCAAACCGAACTGACTCTCTTCCCTGCCGACTCTCCTGAAAACGAGAAAATATTCAAGCGAATTACCGAACTGAAATCCAAGTCGGTCACACTGCTCGCAAGTGGAGCTTTCAAAGACGAGGAGCGGTTTCTTCCAGCACTGTTTGCCGCATCGGGCTTTGATAATAGAGTGGCCTCCACAGCAGAAGAGATTATCAAAAGGAGCAGTGTTTCTatggaggatgaggaccTCGTGAACCGTTTGTTCCGAGCCCATTCCCAGCTTCCAGCGCCGTATCGTGCGCGTATTCTGTCAATTCTGTCCAAGTCAACCATTGCCACTGGAAAGTCCGacagcatcatggctgtTGTGAATTTGGACTTCTTGCCGCAGACCTCTGACGGCGCCTCTTCCTTGCAGCCAGCTAGTGCTCTAGAGAGGACAAAGCTACACAAAGCTCTTTTCCAGTTCCTAGCGTGGGTAGCTCAAGTAGGCCCAGCAAAGTCAGAATTCACCATTGGACCACCCCTCATTCGCGCCATGCGGTCTTATATCGAGAGCCAGGGATGGCCGGTCCCGGAGCAGACCTCGCATGATGACGTCGCTTTGAGATGCAGGGCCTACGAAACTATTGGCATGGTGGCACGAAGCGCAGATCAGCCGGCCAAGGAACGCTTCGATCTCGGCGCTTGGCTCTTCCGCTCCTTGTCGGAAGACAACACCGGGGAGGCCGTTGTGAATATCGATGGGGCTCTTTCTAGCCTCGCAGCAGCTATACCTGCCAGTGTTGGCGGCATTGATTCTGAACTCAAGACGATGCTTCTGACATACATGTCACTGCCCGATGCAACACCTGCTGTTCGAAGTACCAGGCACGCCGTTGTGAAGTGGGCAAACCAGTGCCTCCCGTTCTCAGACGTCGTTGCCCGTTGGATCGATATCTTGGCTATTGCAGGTAGAAACAATGAGCGGAACGATGTCATTGAACAGGGGCAGAAGGGGCTGGACCCGTGGACGTATTTTGCACATACTGACACAAACCCGCAACTGCCTGACTGGAAAGAAATGACGACTACGTATTTCGACTTGGCCATTGAGCCGCAGCTGGGTAATGAGCAGCAGGGAAATGCCCATGCCGTCGTTGTTCCAGATAAGACCGTGTTCCAAAACTTCCAAGGAACCCGTCTTGCGGCTTTTCCAGTAGCTCTTCAATATTGCAGAAAGATGATGCTACTCGCAGCTCTTGATGATTTTGATATCAAACCGGACTGGATGCAGATACTTGATGCGCAAATCACGACCGACGTAGCAACTAGGGATAAGGTACGCGGATATTTACGCTCCATTGACAGCGGTTACATCGTCTTCTACCTCAAAGCTTGCCTGGAGGGCGCGTTCATAGAGGACTCACCCATCGTGGAAGAGTGTCTCCGGTGTTTTGTTCAGATGGCCGCATGGAGTCCTGGCGGTCCTTTGGGCTATCTCACGGATACAAGTACAAATTTGCTGCCTTTGATCAAGTCAAACAACAGAGAAATTCGTTCATTAGCCGCAAGAGCATTAGGAGTTCTTGTAGGCCACCCCGCCAATGATGCTGACTCTGTCAGTAACTGGCTCATGACGCTGAAGTCGTTGTTTGTGAACGCCGAAAAGCTGGTTGGTGCCGAAGCAAATGCTGCTGAAGGATCCTTGCTCGCGTTCAGCCATTTGATATCACGGTCTGTGTACTACGACCGTCCATTCTCTGCGCCAACCGAGTATCCACTGCACCTGTTATTGAAGGAGACGGCCCACGGTTCTCTATATGATTCAACTTTGGAGGCATTTTCTCAACTATGGGTTGTTAAATTGGGTATACCTCCAATGGAAGGGGAGCACTCATTAGCAAAGGTTATCGAAAAGTTGACCTCCGAGGCAAAGAAGGCCAACGAAAAAGCAATCACAGCTTTGGGAAGTCTCGCCATAGGGTTGGAGGCTGATAGCAGCAGTCAAGCGACGGGCGACGAATTTGCCGGTGTCCTGGGAGACATTCTCAAGAGTTTGTTTTCCCTTCATGAAATCAAGCGAGTCGAGGTTCAATTCACCGTTGGCGATGCCATTACCGCCGCGGTAGCAAGATGGGATTCCAATAGCGTCAAACTAAGGATGGATGTTGAAGCTAGAAACCCAGCAAACTTTGCTGGTGCTCGAGGGCCTCTCATCGAAGCCGTCCTGAAGAAGCTCTTGCAGGATTCCAAAGCTACGAGGCCGTCTTTGCTTAAAGCTTCCGGCATTTGGCTATTCTCTATTGTGCAGTTCGGCTCCCACCTTTCCGAGGTGCAGTCACGACTTCGGGAAATCCAAGCAGCGTTCATGAGACTTCTAAATGCACGAGACGAGCTTGTGCAGGAGACAGCATCCCGTGGGCTGTCATTGGTATACGAGCGTGGTGACGCCGACCTCAAATCCGCGCTGGTCAAGGACCTTGTCTCCGCCTTCACTGGTAGCGGAACCCAACTCAAGGTGGAGGAAGAGACCGAGCTATTTGAACCGGGGGCATTACCTACCGGCGAGGGCAACTCTGTCACTTCATACAAAGATATTGTCAATTTGGCCAATGAAGTTGGGGATCAACGCTTGGTTTACAAGTTCATGTcccttgccgccaatgcAGCTACTTGGTCCACGAGATCCGCGTTTGGTCGGTTTGGGCTCAGCAATATCCTGTCCGAATCAGAGGTTGACCCGAAATTATACCCCAAGCTGTACAGATATCGATTTGATCCTAATGGAAACGTCCAACGGTCAATGGACGACATCTGGAAAGCTCTTGTCAAGGATTCAAACGCCACTATTGATAATCACTTTGACGCCATTATTCAAGATCTCCTAAAGAGCATTCTAGGTAGAGAGTGGCGAGTCAGAGAAGCCAGTTGCGCGGCCATCTCTGACCTTATCCAGGGCCGGCCATTTCCACAGTACGAACAGTATTATCGCGACATATGGACCTCTGCCCTGAAGGTTTTGGACGATGTCAAGGGTAGCGTAAGGGAGGCTGCCTTGCGACTCTGCATGGCCCTATCGAATGGGCTAGTTCGACAGTTGGAAGAGGGCAaccatgctgctgctgcgaaGGCAATGATGCAAGAAGCTCTTCCCTTCTTGCTATCGGACAAGGGTGTCGAGAGCACCGTGCAGGACGTCCAATTGTTTGCAACCGTTACTGTGATGAAGATTGCCAAGCACGGCGGCAATGCTCTCAAACCCTTCATTCCAGACATGATTCCGCAGCTCCTCGGCTTGCTGAGCACAATTGAGCCCCAGCAAATCAACTACGCCTATCAACGCGCCGGGCTCGAGAGTCGGGACCAAATTGATAAGATACGGTCGCAGATGGTCAACCAGTCGCCAATCTCGGAGGCAATTGAAAATTGTCTTCGTTTCATCGATGCGGAAGTCATGACAGCCTTTGCTCCGAAATTCGAGGCCACAATTAAAAGTGCGATTGGCATGCCGACTAAGATAGGATGTAGTAGGGTCATCACAACACTCGCCACTCGTCACAGCAATGATATTCAGCCGGTGGCGGGCAAGCTCCTGCAGATTTTGGAGAAACAGACAATGGATAAGAACGATGAAGTGAGCCAGGCATACGCCAGGGCAGCTGCATACATGATACGAGCCGCCCCCGATGCATCCAAGATCCGGTTTTGCGAGCGCTATATTAACATGTATTTCCAAGCCGAGGACGAGAGTCGCCGGCAAAAAGTTGCAGATGTAATCGTGGCTGTGGCCAAGGTCTCGCCTGATCACTTCACCGCCCAAGAAACAGAGCTCTTGCCTTTTGCGTATCTCGGTTCTCACGATACGGATGAATACACCGGAAAGGTGTTCAAGGAAGTCTGGAACCAGCATGCAGGAAGCAGTCGTACCGTCACGAGATATGTAGGAGAGATTGTCGGTCTTGTAGAGCGCTGCCTGGAGACTACGCAGTGGGCTATCCGTCACACAGGCGCATTCACGGTTGCTGCAATGGTGGCTGATTTGGCCAATGCTAGCGAAGCTACGGGCGTTATTGATGAGGCCAACCTGAAGGCCACTTGGCCAGTATTTGACAAGACCTTGGCTTTGAAGACCTTCCCGGGGAAGGAGAAACTACTCGAGTCATACCCTCTATTCGTCGAGCGAGGCGAGCCTCTCTGGAAGAATGACAGTGTGATCTCTgcgcagatgaagaagattgcCATTAGAGAAGCAAAACGCAACAATGACGAGTACCGACCTCATGCCTTCCGATGTCTATGGAGGTTTGCCAAGGCTCGTCCAGACCTGAATATGCTCAAGGAGATTGCTGATATCACCACCCCATATCTTGAGGAACACAAGGATGAAGACAAGATGGACGTAGATTCCAAAGAGAACCGGAAGGAGGACCTCGActtgaagacggccaagaaCGCTttcgaggccattgccagaGGATACAGCCGCTCCAAGACCATCGATATTCGCGTTTCTCTTGGAGAAATCATCAGTATTTTGAAACCCTATCTTGCTGCTGCGAGATTTGAGCTTATTAAGAGAGAAATATGGTATGAGTGTGTGTATGACCTCATGGCGGATGCGGCAAAATTAACAGACATCATGGATTCACTACCCGTGCAGTTTGAAGGATCGAGCATACTTGCCGCTTACACGGCGAGCCTGGACATTGACAGGGGAGAGACTGGCACGGAGTCCCAGCGGACAAAGAGAGTTCGGGCACTGTCTAAGATAGTAGATGCGAGGTCCAAGGGTGTGTTTGGGAAGGCGGATTTTCCGGGCACAGTGGAGAATGATGTGACAACTGCTCTGGGGGAGGAGAGATCTGCTGATGTGCAGAAGGCGTGGAGGGAGGTTCTGGGGCAGATTAGGCTAGCTCAAAGCTAG